The nucleotide sequence GTTGAGCGTCTCGAAACCGAGCTCTTCGGCGAGCGGGAGGCGGTACTCGGCGTCCTGGCCGACGCCGCTGACGACGACCTCGCCGCCCTGTGCGCGGGCGACCTGGGCGGTGAGGAGCCCGATCGGGCCGGGCCCCTCGACGAGGACTCGCGTGCCGGCGCGTACACGAGAGTTTTGGATGACGGCGCGGGTAGCGATGCTGGTCGGTTCGACCATCGCCGCGTGTTGCTGTTCGACGCCGTCGGGGACGGGGTGGAGCGCGTCCTCCGGGACGGCGATGTAGGGCTCGTAGGCGCCGTCGTGGTCCACGCCCGTGATGACCGAGTTCTGGCAGACGTTCGACTCGCCGATCTCGCACTGGTAGCAGTCGCCGCAGCCGCGGATGGGGCGCTCGACGACCCGGTCGCCGACCGAGAACTTCGTCACGGCGTCGCCGACTTCGACGACGCGACCCGAGTACTCGTGACCGATGACGGTCGGCATGGTCATCCGCTCGAAGGCGGATTCAAACTCGTAGATACCCGCGTCGCTGCCACAGAGACCCGCGTAATCGACTTCGATCAGCGCCTCGTCCGGTTTCGGTTCCGGACGGTTGCGCTCGATAAGTTCCATGCCTCCTTGGCTGCGACTAGTCTTGGCTAATCCACGCATGGTACCGAATCGTTCGCCCGCAGTTATAATTCTGTGGGGTTTGCCGACAGCCCGGCGCAGAGAACGTGACGAGTTCGGCCGAATCGAGATGTGCGCTCCCGATGACTAGCGGTTACGACAACCTCGTCTTGTGCTAACAGTCCTCTCTTTCGACGAGAACGGCTCCGGATTCAGTGATACTAACCTGACAGCCTGAGTACGTGAATTGGCACTCCAGCGCTGACTCGTCCGTCGCGGCCGAATCGATAACGGCGTCGAGTGCCTCCGGATCGATCGTCTCGTACAAGGGCGGTAACTCGGTCACCGTACGGTCCGTGACTGCCGCAACACGCTGGATGACCTTCGTCGACACGGCGGTCTCTATCGATCGGGATGCATTGCTCATGTGTTGCTCAGGCTTGACGCTAGGGAGACGTAAAAGTATTTCTGGGAAAAGGGGAGAGGGTCCGTTCTTTTCCGGTCTTAGCCCGCTTATCTGAACGATTCCGTTCCCGTCCCCCCTCGGATACGAATCACCGACGGATGCGATCGACAGAGGCTGTCAATCGCAATTGACCGTCCCCCTCCGCGCTCACCGCCGGGCTCGCTCGAGAGGGTAAACATAATGAGGGCGCACGGTCTCGCTTGCCGTATGGTCGATTACCAACACAGCCCGGTGACCGTCAGTGGCAAACGAGCCGTCGTCATCGGCGGGACGAGCGGGATCGGACAGGCGATCGCCCTCGGCTTCGCCGAGGAGGGCGCCGACGTCATCGCGACGAGTCGCAGCGAGGAGAAAGTCGACGAAACTGCCTCGGCGATCGAAGACCGCGGCGTCGTGACAGCGCGGGTCACCTGCGACGTCACCGACGCCGACTCGCTCGAGGCCGTCCGCGAGACGGCCGTCGACGAACTCGGCGGCGTCGACATCGTCGTCGCCTCGCAGGGAGCGATCTCCCGGAAGTCGGTCCAGGACATCTCCGACGAGGACTGGGATTTCGTCACCGACGTCGCGCTCGACGGCGTCCGCCGGGTGACCCAGGCCTTCGCGCCGGCGATGGACGAAGGCGGGTCGATCATCAACATCTCCTCGCTGACGGCGCGGCTCTCGATGGCGAACCTGCCGGCGTACACCGCCGCCAAGGGCGGCGTCGAGGCCTTCACCCGTGCGTCCGCGAAGGAACTCTCGCCCGACATCAGAGTCAACGCGATCGCGCCGGGTTTCGTCATCACGCCCCAGAACGCGGACACGTACGCCGAGGGTACCGAGAAACGCGAGCGCATCGACGAGCGAACCCCGCTCGGCCGAGTCGCCGAGCGCGAGGAGATCGTCGGCGCGGCGATCTACCTCGGTAGCGACGCCAGTTCGTTCGTAACCGGCGAGATCGTCACGATCGACGGCGGCTTCGCCGACAGCGCGTTCTGACCGCGTCCGGCACCTGAATTACTCCGTTTTGATTCGCGACCGGAACGCTTCGCTGCCGCCGGTCTCGAGCCCCGTCGCTCGGAAGAGCGCGCCGGCGCCGTCACCTTCTGCCTCCCGATCGCCGCCCTCGAGCGCCGTCGTCAGGTACAGGTCGTCGTATTCGGGACCGGCGAAGGTGACCGAGGATACTTTGCGTGCGGGAACGGTGAGTTGGTCGACCGGGTCACCGGTCGGATCGTACCGAACCGCGCGACCGCCGTTCCACCGCGCCGACCAGACGTAGTCGTCCTCGTCGACGGTCAGCCCGTCCGGAATCCCGTCGTCGGCGGGCGTCTCGACGAACGTCCGTCGGTTCGAGAGCCCCCCAGTTTCCCGGTCGTAGTCGAACGCGTAGATCCGGTGGGCCTCCGACTCGGTGAAGTAGAACGTCTCGAGGTCGGCGGTAAAGCCCATACCGTTCGCGATGTCGACGTCCTCGACGACGGTCGTGACGGTAGCGTCGACGTCGAGCCGGTAGAGATCGCCCAGCGAATCCTCGTCGGGCATCGTCCCGCAGAACACCCGCCCCTCGGGGTCCGCGATGACGTCGTTAAAGCGCGTGTCGACGTCGACGTCGGTGACGAGCGTCGCCGATTCCGAACCCGGCTGCCAGCGACTGACTCGACCGTTCTGGAAGAGCAGTAGCGAGCCGTCGGCCTGGATCGTGAAGCCGCCGATCGGCTGGTCGCCGTCGGTTTCGTACGCGAGCGTATGCGTTTCGGCGTCCGGATCGAACCGATACAGTTTGCCCGCCGGGATATCGACCCAGAACAAACAGTCTTCGTCGGGGTGCCACAACGGTCCTTCGCCCGTGTCGTTTTGCGTGTCCGCGACACGTTCGAGTCGGGTCATACTCTGTTCGTGTCGCCGCGATCACTTCAAGATATCTCCGCGCGAAACGGCATCGAACGCGGAAACGGCCGGCGAGAAACGGTCCGGAGACAGAGGGTTACGAGTAGTTGTGCTCGAGTTCGATGACGTTCGCGGTGCCGAGGACGGCGTCCGGAAGTTCCTCGTAGAACCGCTCCTCGCTGATCCGGTGGACCGGACAGGCGACGCTGATGGCGCCGATGCTCCGTTCTTCCCCGTTCGTAATGGGCGCGGAGACACAGCAGAGGCCGGCGAGGCGCTCCTCGTTGTCGACCGCGTACTTCTGCTCTCGGATCTGGTCGAGTTCGTTGAACAGTTGATCGCGGTCCGTGATCGTCTGCTCGGTCATCTTGGGCATCCCGTGCTTGTCGAGGATCTCGGTGACTTCGTCGCGGGGTCGGAAGGCAAGAATCGACTTGCCCAGTCCGGTGCAGTGCAGCCTGACCTGCTTTCCTTCGTGCGTATCGAGCTCCACGGCATTTTGGCCCTGCGCCTGGTAGAGGTAGATCCCCATCCCGTTTTTCTCGACGAGGAGGTTCGCCAACTCGCCGGTTTCGTTGGCGAGTTTGTCGATCTCGGACCGGGCGGTCTCGTAGATCTGGGTCCGGTCTCGAGCGTACGCGCCGAGGCCGAGGAACGAGAGGCCGATCTGGTACTCGTCGCCCTCCTTGACGAGGTACTCCCTGTTCACGAGCGTGTTCAGGTGGTTGTGAACCGCGCTTTTGCCGATATCGACCTGCTCGGCGATCTCGGAGACGCCTGCGCCGTCGAGTTCCTGAATGATCTCCACGATCTCCATCGCCCTGTCGACCGTTCGGACCGGGTGTTTCGGTTCTGCCATGGTTTCCCTATGCACCGAACCAATATAATTTTTGTTCTGGTTGAGACGCGCCACTTTCTCAAGGGTTCGCCGAAGCTTCTCTATCACTGAACGACAGTGGACGGTATCGCTGCCGTAGGGACAGACAGTACACCGTTCTCCAGAAGCGCTTAGTTTGCTAGGTATAGAGAACGGTTTTCAACTATACGGAACGCCGTATCGCCGAGGCAAATAGCCCCATATTACGGTAGTACTACTGTAAATACACTCGCTATTCCGGTATTCGAACCGGTGTGTGACGAAGAGACACTGCGTTATTCGCCGCTGTAGCGGCCCACCGATTCGAACCGTCCCTCGGTAACTGTTACCACAGTATATCCAGTTTTAGAGATGGTCGTTCGAATATAGAGAATGGTGTTGTGCTCTACGGAACGTTACAGTCGCGTGACCGGTAGTTTCGGCCCGACGGTAGAACGAGCGTGCCCACAGCACCACACCCACTGGTTCGCTGCGCCGTGCGGGCCCAGCGTGAGCGAACAGACGGACTCGACGACGAATTACCTGATCGCATCCCGTCGCCATCGTCGCTCGTGTGCTCGCCCGCGACTCCCTCGAGCGCTCGAGTTCCGACTCTCACGCGCAGCGTTTCGGTCTCCGGAGCCGCCCTGTCGCTTCGATAACCTTTATTACCAACTGGCCGATACGAGCGGGTGGGAACTACACGCATGGGTCCACGAGATGCAGTTAGCGACGGAATTTCGCTCTCCGAGGTCACGATCGACGACGACTTTTGGTCGCCGCGACGGGAGCGAAACAGGGACATAACGATCAGCTATCAGTACGACCAGCTCGAGGAGTCCGGGACGCTCGAGAACTTCCGACGCGTCGCCGACGAGGAGTCCGGCGGGTTTCAGGGGATGTGGTTTCAGGATACGGACGCGTACAAGTGGATCGAGGCCGCCTCGTACGTGCTCTCTCAGCGCGAGGATCCCGAACTGGAGGCGAAGGTCGACGAGGTGATCTCGCTGATCGCCGACGCACAGCAGCCCGACGGCTACCTGAACACGTACTTCTCCCTCGTCGAGCCCGAGAACCGGTGGACGAACCTCCACATGATGCACGAACTCTACTGCGCCGGACATCTCATCGAGGCCGCGGTCGCCCACTACAGGGCAACCGAAAAGGAGACGCTGCTCGAGGTGGCGGTCGACTTCGCGGACCGTGTCGACGACGTCTTCGGCGACGAGGTCGATGGCGTTCCCGGCCACGAGGAGATCGAACTGGCGCTCCTGAAACTCTACCGGGTCACCGACGAGATGCGGTATCTCGAGCTCGCGAAGTACTTCATCGACCTGCGCGGGAAGGAGGACCGCCTGGCCTGGGAGATCGACAACCCGGAGACGCTCGGTGGCGCCGAGTACGACGACGGCGAGGTCATTTCCGCCGCACGGGACGTCTTCACCCACGAAGACGGCTCGTACGACGGGCGCTACGCTCAGGCCCACGAGCCACTCCGGGACCAGGAGACCGTCGAAGGCCACTCCGTCAGGGCGATGTACCTGTTCGCGGCCGCGACGGACCTCGCTATCGAGACGGACGAAGACGAGTTGATCGAGTCCCTCGAGCGCCTCTGGACGAACATGACGACGAAGCGGATGTACGTCACCGGCGGACTCGGGCCCGAGGAGGCCCACGAGGGGTTCACGACGGACTACGACCTCAGGAACGACGCCTACGCCGAGACCTGCGCCACAATCGGGAGCGTCTACTGGAACCAGCGGCTGTTCGAACTCACCGGCGAGGCGAAGTACGCGGACCTCATCGAGCGGACGCTGTACAACGGCTTCCTCGCCGGCGTCTCGCTCGACGGAACCGAGTTCTTCTACGAGAACCCCTTAGAGAGCGACGGAGACCACCACCGGAAGGGCTGGTTCACCTGCGCGTGCTGTCCGCCGAACGCAGCCCGGCTGCTCGCGTCGCTCGGCGAATACGTCTACAGCCAGCGGGAATCGGCGCTGTACGTCAATCAGTACCTTGGCGGTAGCGTCGAGACGACGGTCGACGGCGCGACCGTCGAGCTATCCCAGGACAGCTCCCTCCCGTGGTCGGGCGAGGTCACCATCGATGTCGACGCCGAGGGGTCGTCGGTGCCGCTTCGCCTCCGAATCCCAGAGTGGGCCGAGTCGTCGACGGTGACGGTAAACGGCGAGTCGCTCGACGCGCCCGCCGAGGGCTACCTCGAGGTCGAACGGGAGTGGGACGACGACCGGATCGAGCTGACCTTCGAGCAGGCGGTCACGCGGCTGGAAGCCCATCCGGCGGTAGCGGCCGACGCCGGTCGCGTCGCCCTCAAACGCGGGCCGCTCGTCTACTGTCTCGAGGCGGTCGACAACGACCGGCCGCTCCACCAGTACGAGGACCCGGAGCCGACCTCGACGACGCACCGACCGGACCTGCTCGAGGGCGTCACGGTCATCGAAGGTGAGGCGAGCGTGCCAGACCGGCAGGGCTGGGACGGCGAACTGTACCGGCCGGCCGACGAGACGGCTCGAGAACGGACCGAGTTCACGGCGATTCCCTACTACGCGTGGGACAACCGCGAACCGGGAGCGATGCGAGTCTGGCTCCGGTCGTAGCGGCCGCCGACCCGACCTCGGCTCGCCTCAGTTGTTCTGCGTGATGCGCTCGACGAACGTTTCCGGGAGTTCGTTGATCTCGCCGGCCTGGACCTTCCAGAGGTTCGCGTAGAGCCCGTCCTGCTCGAGCAACGCGCCGTGACCCCCTCGCTCGACGATCTCCCCGTCGTCGAGGACGAGAATGGTGTCGGCATCGCGGACCGTCGACAGTCGGTGGGCGATGACGAACGTCGTCCTGTCGGCGGTGATCTCCTCGATCGAGCGCTGGATGAGCATCTCCGTCTCGGTGTCGACGTCGCTGGTCGCCTCGTCAAGGACGAGGATCTCCGGATTCGAGAGGATGATACGCGCGAGCGCGATCCGCTGGCGCTGCCCGCCGGAGAGTTTGACGCCCTCCTCACCGACCTGGGTGTCGTACCCGTCCGGAAGCTCCTCGATGAACGTGTGGGCCTGTGCGGCCTCGGCGGCGTCGACGACCTCCTCGTCGGTCGCGTCGAAGGTCCCGTACGCGATGTTCTCCCTGACGGTGCCGCCGAAGAGGTAGTTGTTCTGACTGACGTAGCCGATTGTCTCCCGGAGACTCGCCAGCGTCACGTCGCAGACGTCGTGGCCGTCGATCCTGACCTCCCCCTCGTCGGTCTCGTACATCCGCATGAGGAGGCGGACGACCGTGGACTTACCCGCGCCGGTCGGCCCGACGAACGCGACCGTCTCGCCCGGCTCGACCTCGAACGAGATGTCCTCGAGGACGTACTCCTCGTCGGGGTCGTAGGCGAAGCTCACGTCGTCGTACTCGACGCGGCCGTCGACGTCGGTCAGCTCCGTCGCGTCCTCGCGGTCCTCGATGGCGACGGGCATGTCCATAAGGCCGACGACGCGTTTGCCGGACGCGCGGGCGTTCTCGTACTGTTCGATGATGAGCGCGATCTGCTTGAGCGGACCGGTAAACCGCTGGCTCATAAAGAGGAAAGTGACGAGCGAGCCGACGGTGAGCGTCCCGCTGAACAGCGGCGGCGGCCCAATGACGACCCAATAGCCGCCGATGATGAACGTCGCCGCGAACGACGCGTTCGTGATGAAGTTACTCCCCGGATGGTACAGCGTGTTGAGCTTGATCCGCTGCCAGTTCGTATCGAAGTAACGGTAGGAGACGTCCGTGACGCGGTCGGACTCGTAGGACTCCGTCGTCATCGTCTTGATGAGGTGGATCCCGCCGAGGTTGTTCTCGAGGCGGGTGTTCATGCCGCCGACGCTCGATCGAATCCGGTCGTAGACCGGCTCGACCCGGCGCATGAACCACAGCGTGAACGCGGTGAGCAAGGGGACTGCCCCCAACGTCACGATCGCGAGCTGCCAGTTCAGATAGACGAGTATCCCGGTGATTCCCAGGAGGACCGTCCCGATCCGGACCGCCCGGGTGAGCGCGTCATCGAAGAACTGCTCGAAGTTGGAGATGTCGTTGTTCAGGATGCTCATGAGTTCGCCCTTCTCGTGACCGTCGAAGAAGCGAACGTCCAGCTGTTGCATCTTGTCGTAGGTGGACGTGCGAACGACGTGCATTAGGTGGTGTGAGAAGTAGTCGACCGAGAGCATCCGCACCGTCGCCAGCAGCGCCGTGAACACGTAACATCCGAAGATAAGCGCAAACGAGAACCAGAGCTGTCCTTCCGTCGTCGCCGGAATGGTCCCGGCCGGGACGAGCGGCAGGTCGTACGCCGTCGTCTGGTTGAAGACGGCGTCGATAGCGACGCCGAGAACGAACGGCGGGACCAACGACGCGAGCCGCTCGAATAAGCCGGCGAGGAGTCCGATCGAGAACCAGTGACGCCGCTCCTGACTAAAGCGGACGAAGAGACGGACCAACGGCCATTCGACTGCATCACGATACCCCTCCAATCGATGTTCTCTGTTGGACACTGTCTCGGTGATTCTCGAACCCGATCCGTCAAATAGTTTGGTACTCTGTGATGATTTCAATCGGCCGAAAGAACGGATCGTTAGGCGCTTCGTCGCAGCGACTCTCGTTCGTCCCTCGACATACGGGCGATAACGCGGTCGCGACCGGCCGCCGAATACCGCAATTGCAGTCTTCAACTGCCGGTCGGTATTCCCGCACTGCGGGTTTTGCCGGGTTTAGCGTGACATAAACCGGGGAACTTATAACACTTTAACGGAAAGGGAAGTGTGGATGGCTAACGCACGGATCACAGTTCATACTGCAGCGGATATCGACCGCATCGAACCCGAGGTCCACGGTCACTTCTCCGAACACCTCGGACGATGTGTCTACGAGGGTCTCTGGACCAGCGACAGCGCCGACGAGGACGGGTACCGGGAGGACGTCGTCGAACTCCTCGCCGACCTCGAGATTCCCGTTCTTCGCTGGCCCGGCGGCTGTTTCGCCGACGACTACCACTGGGAAGACGGCGTCGGACCCCAGGAGGACCGACCGCGGCGACGGAACCTCTTCTGGGCGCAGGGTCCCGAGGACCTCCCCGAGGAGTCCAACGCCTTCGGCACCGACGAGTTCCTGCAACTCTGCGAGCGAATCGGCACGGAGCCGTACCTCGCGGCCAACGTCGGTTCGGGTAGTCCGCAGGAGGCCGCCAACTGGGTCGAGTACTGCAACTACGACGGCGACACCGAACTCGCCGACCGGCGACGCGAGAACGGCCACGAAGAACCCTACGGCGTCAAGTACTGGGGTCTCGGTAACGAGAACTGGGGCTGTGGCGGT is from Haloterrigena salifodinae and encodes:
- a CDS encoding zinc-dependent alcohol dehydrogenase; amino-acid sequence: MRGLAKTSRSQGGMELIERNRPEPKPDEALIEVDYAGLCGSDAGIYEFESAFERMTMPTVIGHEYSGRVVEVGDAVTKFSVGDRVVERPIRGCGDCYQCEIGESNVCQNSVITGVDHDGAYEPYIAVPEDALHPVPDGVEQQHAAMVEPTSIATRAVIQNSRVRAGTRVLVEGPGPIGLLTAQVARAQGGEVVVSGVGQDAEYRLPLAEELGFETLNIAEDDLDAAREELTDGIGYDVVFDTTGHPSGLPSAVDEVRKGGQIVLIGQTGETTMPYSPLVRSEIDLQCSYASKYEDFENALRLIDTGDVDAETFIDDRFSLLDADEAFETFVGGGTCKPVFDVSVLRD
- a CDS encoding HalOD1 output domain-containing protein; this encodes MSNASRSIETAVSTKVIQRVAAVTDRTVTELPPLYETIDPEALDAVIDSAATDESALECQFTYSGCQVSITESGAVLVEREDC
- a CDS encoding SDR family NAD(P)-dependent oxidoreductase, whose translation is MVDYQHSPVTVSGKRAVVIGGTSGIGQAIALGFAEEGADVIATSRSEEKVDETASAIEDRGVVTARVTCDVTDADSLEAVRETAVDELGGVDIVVASQGAISRKSVQDISDEDWDFVTDVALDGVRRVTQAFAPAMDEGGSIINISSLTARLSMANLPAYTAAKGGVEAFTRASAKELSPDIRVNAIAPGFVITPQNADTYAEGTEKRERIDERTPLGRVAEREEIVGAAIYLGSDASSFVTGEIVTIDGGFADSAF
- a CDS encoding SMP-30/gluconolactonase/LRE family protein, giving the protein MTRLERVADTQNDTGEGPLWHPDEDCLFWVDIPAGKLYRFDPDAETHTLAYETDGDQPIGGFTIQADGSLLLFQNGRVSRWQPGSESATLVTDVDVDTRFNDVIADPEGRVFCGTMPDEDSLGDLYRLDVDATVTTVVEDVDIANGMGFTADLETFYFTESEAHRIYAFDYDRETGGLSNRRTFVETPADDGIPDGLTVDEDDYVWSARWNGGRAVRYDPTGDPVDQLTVPARKVSSVTFAGPEYDDLYLTTALEGGDREAEGDGAGALFRATGLETGGSEAFRSRIKTE
- a CDS encoding IclR family transcriptional regulator, with protein sequence MAEPKHPVRTVDRAMEIVEIIQELDGAGVSEIAEQVDIGKSAVHNHLNTLVNREYLVKEGDEYQIGLSFLGLGAYARDRTQIYETARSEIDKLANETGELANLLVEKNGMGIYLYQAQGQNAVELDTHEGKQVRLHCTGLGKSILAFRPRDEVTEILDKHGMPKMTEQTITDRDQLFNELDQIREQKYAVDNEERLAGLCCVSAPITNGEERSIGAISVACPVHRISEERFYEELPDAVLGTANVIELEHNYS
- a CDS encoding glycoside hydrolase family 127 protein; the encoded protein is MGPRDAVSDGISLSEVTIDDDFWSPRRERNRDITISYQYDQLEESGTLENFRRVADEESGGFQGMWFQDTDAYKWIEAASYVLSQREDPELEAKVDEVISLIADAQQPDGYLNTYFSLVEPENRWTNLHMMHELYCAGHLIEAAVAHYRATEKETLLEVAVDFADRVDDVFGDEVDGVPGHEEIELALLKLYRVTDEMRYLELAKYFIDLRGKEDRLAWEIDNPETLGGAEYDDGEVISAARDVFTHEDGSYDGRYAQAHEPLRDQETVEGHSVRAMYLFAAATDLAIETDEDELIESLERLWTNMTTKRMYVTGGLGPEEAHEGFTTDYDLRNDAYAETCATIGSVYWNQRLFELTGEAKYADLIERTLYNGFLAGVSLDGTEFFYENPLESDGDHHRKGWFTCACCPPNAARLLASLGEYVYSQRESALYVNQYLGGSVETTVDGATVELSQDSSLPWSGEVTIDVDAEGSSVPLRLRIPEWAESSTVTVNGESLDAPAEGYLEVEREWDDDRIELTFEQAVTRLEAHPAVAADAGRVALKRGPLVYCLEAVDNDRPLHQYEDPEPTSTTHRPDLLEGVTVIEGEASVPDRQGWDGELYRPADETARERTEFTAIPYYAWDNREPGAMRVWLRS
- a CDS encoding ABC transporter ATP-binding protein, whose product is MSNREHRLEGYRDAVEWPLVRLFVRFSQERRHWFSIGLLAGLFERLASLVPPFVLGVAIDAVFNQTTAYDLPLVPAGTIPATTEGQLWFSFALIFGCYVFTALLATVRMLSVDYFSHHLMHVVRTSTYDKMQQLDVRFFDGHEKGELMSILNNDISNFEQFFDDALTRAVRIGTVLLGITGILVYLNWQLAIVTLGAVPLLTAFTLWFMRRVEPVYDRIRSSVGGMNTRLENNLGGIHLIKTMTTESYESDRVTDVSYRYFDTNWQRIKLNTLYHPGSNFITNASFAATFIIGGYWVVIGPPPLFSGTLTVGSLVTFLFMSQRFTGPLKQIALIIEQYENARASGKRVVGLMDMPVAIEDREDATELTDVDGRVEYDDVSFAYDPDEEYVLEDISFEVEPGETVAFVGPTGAGKSTVVRLLMRMYETDEGEVRIDGHDVCDVTLASLRETIGYVSQNNYLFGGTVRENIAYGTFDATDEEVVDAAEAAQAHTFIEELPDGYDTQVGEEGVKLSGGQRQRIALARIILSNPEILVLDEATSDVDTETEMLIQRSIEEITADRTTFVIAHRLSTVRDADTILVLDDGEIVERGGHGALLEQDGLYANLWKVQAGEINELPETFVERITQNN